In Physeter macrocephalus isolate SW-GA unplaced genomic scaffold, ASM283717v5 random_1086, whole genome shotgun sequence, the genomic stretch ggggaggaaggaggcaggggcaCCTTCTCATAGCCCTTGAGGCAGAGCTGCACTTGATCCTGGCCATCTCCCCCTCAGGCTCAGATCCTGGAAGGTGGGCTCGGGTCTCAGCCACCATCCATGGAGGGCTTGGTACCCAGCCCTCTCCCAAGTTCTCTGCATATACCGCCTCCTGTGGGGTTGGTATCTTCATCCTGATTTTACACGCTAGGACAGAAGTCAAGGAACATGCCAGAGGCCACACCAGTGGTGAGCAGCCAGgctgagtcttttctttttttttttaggtttgggCAGGGATGacgttttaatttatttgtttgtttgtttatctggttgcgcagggtcttagttgcggcaggcagtcACCTTCGTTGTGggatgcgaactcttagttgcggcctgcatgtgggatctagttccctggcctgggccccctgcattgggagcacagagtcttacccactgcaccaccagggaagtccccatgctgAGTCTTGAACCAAGTCTCACTGGTCCAAAGCTACATGACCTTGACCGTCTATTTCCTCTCCAGCCCCTCAGACGGTGGaatgcacacagtaggtgctcaataaataatagatcaaaggcaggaaggagggagagcaggaggaagaaaggaagaggagaagataAGCGGGGGAGACTCTTGCGCATGTAGAAAATAAACAGTCAAGGTGCTGTTTTCCAATGCCAGGCTGGCCCGGTGCCCAGGACGGCTGCCCTACACTCAGGAGCCCAGGGCCTGCGCTTGCCTCATCTTTTCCAGAAATATGTAAGCCTAGATACGTCAGGCTTCAGGTATGCAGTGAGGTCTTTGGTTAGAGGcatagctctctctctctctctctctctctctctcttctctctctctccttctttgttGAATCTGCCTTTCCTCTGGCTACCACCCGACCcccacccagccagccagcccagcTATGTCCCTCTCCCCTGGAGCCAGGTCTGGCTTGGTTGGGAGGTCTATGAACAGCCCCCCCTCAGCAAGGCAGATCCCTGCCCCGGGAGGAGATGGGTACATGGTgccgggggaggggcaggaaccaCATCATCTAACAGGTTGGTCAGGCTGGGAGGTGTCACGCCTTCGTGGAGCTAATGAGCACTGTGTGACAGGTGTCTTCTCCTCAGTCCCCAGCCTGCCCTGCCTGCGACCGGAGCCAGCTGCTGCCACCCCTCAAAGGCTCGCTCACCCATCCCTGCGCCCTGCCCGCTCTGGGTCCCAGAGGCTGCAATGGCCTGCCGCTCCTGCATCGTCGGCTCCGGCAACCTCAACAGCTGTGTTGTGACCCAGGCAAGCAGTCCCTGGCCTGGGACCTCCGGCTGGAGCAATTACAGGGCCCCCGAGCTGGGCTTCAGCTCCAGCAGCCTCACAGGCTGCCTGACAGCTAGCACCATCCCCAAGGTGACCGTGAACCCCAGCCTGCTGGTACCTCTGGACCTCAAGGTGGACCCAGCCATCCAGCAGCAGAAGAGCcagaagaaggaggaaatgaaggTCCTCAATGATAAATTTGCCACCCTGATTGGCAAGGTGAGCAAAACGTGTGGAGGGGCTGTCTCAAAACTAAGCCCTGGGCAGGTGGCTGAGCTCTGTATTTCCCAAGCATCACGTCCCACGCCCGGCCCCAGCCAATGGGAAGCCGGCACTGCTAAGTCCTCAGGCTAGCTCTGagtggagagatggggagggaagtCCCTGCGCCATCCTGACGTGGGGGAGAAAGGGACCCCAGAATGGCCTCTGAGGGGTGTCAGGATAATAATGTGCCGCATGGCCTGGGCTCACCCTCCCTCCCGGGCATGGACCAGGGAGGAGGGGCTCTGAGGGTGACCAAGAGGATGCCCCCTCATAGGAATGGCCGATGGGGGCACAGGCTGCAGTCCGACTCCAAGGTAGATGGACAGGGCCCACCTTCCTGTCCACGCTGCTGGCTCTGTTCAGCTTCCCAGGGTCAGAAACACCGGcaagggccgggggtggggggggcgtgcGGGAAGGCCAGAAGGAGGCTGCAGAATGGGGCTGCAGCTGTGGCTCAGAAACAGGTGGCCAGCCAGTCCTCCGGGCACCCACCTGAGTAGAGGGATTGAGTCCCTGGCACCCCACTTCCTGGACCCCACTGCCACGGCCAGCATGCCGGTCTAGACGGGCACTGGTGTCCATCTCCGGCCCAGGGCAAGGGCTTCAAGGGCTCCAAGGAAGTCCTGTCTACCTCCCAAACCCGGTCCTcactcacctcctccaagaacCTCCCCTAACCAGCTCTCTCAGCTCTGCTCCCTGCCGCCCTGCCCGAGAATAATAGTCAGATAGTAACAGCTACTGATCATTAACAGCTCAtcgtgtgccaggaactgtgctgggttctttacatatttatctCAATTTCCCTCAACCTTAGGAAAGAAGTCATTTTCAtggccattttacagataaggaaaactcAACTTtcttgcccccaccccccacccttctGCCCCTGGCTGggtccttctcttcccctccctctcccagcctctgtgtCCCTCTGTACTTCCACTAGGTGGGCACtcacagagaggggaagaggaagagcacCGGCCTGTGCTCTGCGCACACCACCCAGCACTCCACAGTGGCTAGCTCCCCGCCCCTGTGTAGATGGGGAGACACAGCAGCCCAGGGGTGaagtgccttgcccaaggtcacacaaccagcaAGGGTACCGTCtggacttgaactcaggtctgtgAGACACGAAGCCAgtagcctctgaggtgggagtcATTtctccccggccccctcccccgcaTTCACGTGTCCAGACCAGCATTCCTGCGCCCACACCTGAGGTGCCTGGGGTAGGGGTGTGGAGGGGAAATGACAACTGGAGGACAACCATCCTAGGAGAAGAGCCCGCTGCCCTGGGAAGGCAGGTCCCTGCAGAGCCACCTCCTCTCCAAGTACAGCTTAATCCCTTAGAAGGAATGTCTCATGAGCTACGTCATTTGGCGCGGATGGGTGGCTTTCTCCCTGAACGCCAGGGCTGATATCACCCTGTGCCTTTCCCCCATGGGGACAGGAGGGGTGTGTAGGCACAGGGAGGGGCCCGAGGGGTCTGGGTTCTGTTCCCAGGGCCAGGGCGATGCCCTCTAAGATCTTCAGAAGAACTGGAGCTTCCCAATCCGCAATTCAAGCCTTGGCCTTGAGGGTGGTGCTCTTAAGGGTGGGACGCAGGCGGCCGGGGTGCCAGCCCCCTGGGAAGCTGATCGCTGGGGCTCTGCCCAAGGAGTCTCAGCTGATCCACCAACTCTATGGAGAAGGTCTGTTATTAGCTCAAATCCCTCCTTGTAAAGACCGTGAGGGCCCAAGTGGAAGCAAGCAGGGGTTAAGAATGTGAAACCTGGAGTCGCGttgctgggtttgaatcctggcttcaccTCTGACCGGCTGCGTAATctcaggcaaattatttaacctctctgtgcctcagtacaCATCGGTGTAATGGGCTTGTCAAACGGGATCATTTTGGAAAAGCATTTATAAAGCCCTTACCAGGTACCAGGTGCATTCTGtttgttatattaaaaatacCATAAATGGGCCCAGCCCAGGGAACTCTTGAACCCTTTTAGTCCCTTCCAGGCAGGAGGGAGcctgggaagaggaagggaagatccctgatggagggaggggtggaggagctTCGTGGGTAGGGGTGCAGCACGGGGCTGGAAAGAGATGCACGAGCCGGGGGATGAGATGCCATCGCCAGTGGAGGGGTGGGCTCTAGGCAAAGAGAAGAGACAGGCAGGGCCACCCTCCAGCTCCACATCCCCTTCTGGGCCCTCTGAGGCACCGAGAGAAATCAGAGAgcactgaggaggaggaggaagagggagagggttGGCGGGGAGACCCCCAGGAGTCCACCGAGGGGCCCTGGAGCAATGCTAATTCTTCCACTTGCAGGCTGTGTTTCCTTGGGCAAGGCACTTGCCCTCTCTTCAGACTGCACTTCCCTGCTCTGCTCCTGCCCTGAGGGTAGCCCTGAGCTCACGCCAGTGGAGGGACTGGTAGAGCTGCAGCCATgaaggaggggggtggggagcagcGGGAGAGGAGGccgagggaggaagggagagggcaaCGCCCACATCCAGCAGAGGCTGCTGGCTGGGCCCTCTCACCTTCACATACAGACACCAGAGGGGACGGAGGCGGGCCAAGAGGAAGGACTACCAGCGGCGCCCAAGGAGGCTATAGAGAGGGAATCCCAGAGGGGTGGTAAAATGCCTGGGGACAGAGTTGGGCACAGTGTCTTCCCTTGGTCTGTGTGGCCTCTGGAAGTCACCAGAGCCATCCGGCACCTGCACCTGCACGGCGGGACGGCACAAACCAGCCCTTCCTGACGAAGAGACCCTGAGGCTCCTTAGGCAAAGCCAAGCTCTGGCTGGAGGCAGAGGATGTGACACCAAGCCTGCAAGCCCCAGAGGAATCGCTCTCAACGCCCACCTGCCTGGAGTGTGGGCCATGGGCTGGGGAAGTGAAGCCTCCCAGGCGGTCAGCCCCCCTCGTCAGAGGGGGGCCCCGGCCCAGCCCAGGCTGCTCAGCTCCCTCCACAAAAAGCACATCTCTCCCCAGCCTCGTCTGGGCCTGCTTTTCAGCAGGGCGGCCCAGGACCCTGGAGTTGGGTCACGGTGAGTTCTGtgcttctgagcctcagtttcttcatctgtaaaatgggaagcaGGTAGACCAGGGGCTTGCTCTCTGAGGCTCCTCCTAGAGCTGCCGCCTGTGATCTAAGGGCAGGGGTCAGCCAGGACGGGGAGGAAGGGGAATGCGAGGGGAGTGCTCGGCAGCCTTGACAGGTTGGAAGCAGTTAACCGGGCACCTCACAGGGTGCCAGGATTTCCTGCCTTCCCAAGGCCTTTGTCCTGAGAGGGAGGAGCCCTTCTGCAGGGAAGTTTCTGGGTGGGGGATGAGTTTCCATCCCCACCCACTGAGACAACAAGCAACTCCCCCAagggcagcagggggagggggcttccctggatcCCCCAGAGGCAAAAGTGCCCTTGGACTGGCTGGCCAAATGCACACCATCTCCCAGCAGGCAAGTACTAGAGCATAGGGGATTGAGGTTAGACTAAGGGAAGGACTTCCTGGTCTAAAGCGTTTTTTGGTTGCTTATGGGTGGAGGAAGGAGCCTCACATCtctcctctcaccccacccccagtatAAACATGGGGCTCTTACTTGTCAAAACACAGGGAAGGTGGAGTGAGCAGAAAcctgccctcacccccacccagcaATCCCTCACACACACAAGCAGGACAGAAACTCTCTTGACTGCATCCCTACTGAACCTGTTTGATGGCGATGACAGCAAACTGTAGGCTTAAAGTCAGCTTCAAGCAGAATTTACCGGTACCAATGGGAGTTAGGAGGGGAATGACAGCCCACAAATGCCATCGTCCAGTGTTCCCGCTGGTGTTGTCTGCTGCAAGGGTCAAAGGGGCCTTCCCCAGAGCATCAGAGTATCTCAGGGAAACCCGGGAATGTGGGTAGGACAGACGGAGAGGTAAGCCCACCTGGCACCCAAATTCAGGAGGAACAGGACCACGAATGTCCAGAGCAGGCAGCTGCCATCAGATGGGCCTGTCTGTGCAGCTTGGCCACCGAGTTGCTCTGGACACCCTGGACAAGTGACCTGACGGCACTGGGTCCCTATCTCCTCCTCTGTGTATGAAGGGTATAGACCAGCTGATCCAAAAGGCTCCTGGCTGTGGTTCTGGCTCTTTCAGGATGTGATTCTGGGAGCTGATGCCAGCCGTGGACGGGAGGAGGTCCAGCTACTTGCCTGTGGTCATAGGGAACCTCACCAGGCTCGCTGTGACAACATCCTCACGACAACAGCCTGCACTGTCCAGGAGCCTAGCCCCAGCCACCCGTCTTGCCTCGGTGGCTTACCCGCCTCCCGGGCTCTGACGGGCTAGGGACCCCAAGAGACAAACAGATGGCTCTCAGTctgatagggagcgtgggagatCAGGACAAACGAGGAGCAGATAAACCGAGGGCCCGAATactggagggaagaggggaggcgGCTGGGAGCATgttggggaggggctgggaagatGGGAAGGAGGGTGAGTGCCCGAGAAAGGCTGGGCCTGGAGAGGACAGGCGGGCTGGGGAAGAGGCCCGGGGAGCCCCCAGGCTGCACTGGGCCGAActgggtggagggaaggagaggactCGGGAGGGACCCTGCCAATCTGCCAGTGGCTGGGGTGGGAGCTGTAGGAGCCCCTGCAGAAGTCTGAGCAGGAGAGTGTGAAGGACGAAGAGTTTGAAAGGAGCCCTGGGCCCAGAGCCCTCCCAGTCTTTGTCCTCAAGGCAAGACCGGCCCTAACTAGAGGCAGAAGGCAGCCCAGCAAGGGCAGCTGGGTCCCAGGGCCTGCAGAGACCTTGCAGCCGACCGGAGGCCTATGCTGCAGTGGTTCAAACATCCTAAACCCAAACTGCCTGGATTCTgcacctggccctgccacttgctaattgtgtgaccttgggcaagttatttcacctcCCTGTACGCTGTTTCGTTGTCTGTAAAGTGCAGCTGAAAATAATACCTACCCCATCGGGTTGTTTGGGGATTTAATGCGTTAAAGGTGTCCAGCAAGTAGAACGAGGCCTGGCGCACAGGAGCCAGAGGAGCATTTGCTATTTGCTGCTCCAAAGCACATCACTGGGTTTTTCTCTCcgcaggtgggcagggcaggtgaCATCATCCCTGACTTctagctggggaaactgaggcttggagaggctaCAAGTCCAGGGTTGTCGGGGATTAGCATTTAATAACTAACCAGGCCCTACCCTGCTGAGTTTCCAAGGCAAGATGAGACCGGCTTGCCGAGGTGGGCGTCAGACAGGCCTCTGACACCCCACGTTCCCTGGGGTCTCCCACCCAAGCCCCAGGCAGGCCTGGAGAGCCTGTCACATGTGGGCACGTTCACAGCTTAGtctcccttccctcacctccttggccctgcccctcccataGGAAACCTTGGCTAATTGTCTCCACCTCCCTGGGATTCTCGGATTCCATCCTTATCTCTCCAGATGCCACCTGAAGGCTCTGAGTGAGGGCCCCGGGCGGGTGTGCTCCGAGCAGATGAGCTGCCACTTCGCATGGAGGCCCCGGGAAGGGGCGTGAGCTGGCTGGGCCGCACCTGGCCCTCTCACGGCAGCCCTTCCGCTCTCCCAGGTGCAAGCCCTGGAGCAGCGCAACCAGCTGCTGGAGACCCGCTGGCGCTTCCTGCAGAGCCGGGACTCGGCAGCCTTCGACCTTGGACACCTCTACGAGGAGTACCAGGGCCGACTGCAGGAGGAACTGCGCAAAGTGAACCAGGAGGGGGCCCAGCTTGAGGCCAAACTGCTGCAGCAGCTTGAGATGGTGAAGGAGTTTCAGATCAGGTAGGGGGAGCCCTACGAGGGATGTGGGCCTGGACTGAGGCTGAGGACCAGCCTGCACCCAGGTGCAAGGTCTGGGAGCCCAGgccagaaaaagaggaaacttctttaaaaaacaattctttaGTCCACACTTACTTATTGAAGACCTACAATGTGCTAGCGGTGCTCTAAATATTGGGAGGATATGACAGTGAAGCTACAGTTACCCCCCAAATAGTGACCCTTACGACGAAGCCAGTCTCACGCTCGCTGACAGCCAAGCCCCGTGCTTGCTGGCCCCTGGGCACTGTCACAGCTCGCATCCCCATCCCCTCCTCTTGTGCCCATAAACACACTGGCTCTCGGCCACATGACCCTCTGGCAATGGGAAGTTGTGTCACTAGCTAGAGCAACAGATGGGCTCCTGCTTTGAATGTAGCTTGGGATTTTGATCTCGGACGGGCAAGAGAAGGGGGCGGGTGCAGGCAGGGAGCAGAAACGATGGGGTTTGTTTGCACAAGGAAACAACCCCCTAGACGTAATGCGTGCCTGACCTCAATGGTGGACTTGGGATCtagagagagatgaggaaaacagCCCCAGCCTGCAGGATGTTTATATAACTCAGACAGAGGGACAAGCAGCTGGCAAGCAGTACGGCCCAGTGGTTAAGGGCCCAGGCTTGGGCATGACTATGTCCTGTGGAAGGGGGTTACACCCTGCCCACACCCCtcattagctctgtgacctcgggcaagcGGCCTCACACGTGAACCCCAGTCTCCTCCCGTGTGGAGTGGGAACGGTGATGGTTGATGCCAAGCCAAGGCTGGTGTGAGGAGGAAGCCGAGAGTTCAGCGTGGTGCCTGGGGCTGAGAAACGGCCACTTTTCTGACCCCTAAAAGGctgagtgcccagcacacagcggTCCTTGACTCGGGCTTGCTGAGCTGAATCAGCCAGTCTAGAAAGGCAGACCAGTTACTTCGGTAGCTCAGAGGAGAGGCGACCCTTTCTGACCGGACAACGGCCACAGCTTCAAGGACAAGGAGGCTGGGCAGAGCAGAGAGGCCGGTCTCCTTGCAAGGAGGCCCCCGGCCAGGGTGAGGGGAGGACAGGGTGCAGTTGAGCCCACACCTTCCTCCGGCAGGGCTTGGGCCAGACCCCAGGCCAGTGATCTGAGGCGAGGCCCAAAGCCTCCAGAGTCAGAGGGTGGAGGCAGCCTGTCAGGAGTCCGGGGACCTGGCTCAGCTTTTGCCCACCGCCTCTCCACATGGCCTCCCCTGCTCAGACCACATTCAGAGGGGGAGGGTCACACAGGGAGCTCTCCCCTCTCtggggacctcagtttcctcttctgtggatCTGGCTGGAACTTCCCAGCCAACTGGCACGATCTGCAGCCCTGGCCTGGGCTGGTCCTCGGGGCTGGGCCCTTTCTGACCTGGGGGCCACCTCTCCCCCAAGCCCTGCCCTCCCAGGTCCTAGGGAAACACACAGGGAATCTGATCGCTCATTCTGACGGTGACAAGGCAAATCATATTGGTGCACCAGAGCCCACGACTCATTTCACTGATACCTAGCAGGTCTTTGGCCCTCAAAGGAGCAGAGAATGGCAGAGCTGGATGGCAGCTTGGATCCTCCTTTtatggggaaggaaacagaggcccagagagggcggGGGCTTGTCCTCAGTCACATAGCCATGCATACTGAGTCCCATCCCTAACCTCACAAGCTCCCGGGTGAAGCTGCTCCCGTGACAGCAGCCAGATCACATCCACAGAGGCactttgtaactggaagttcTGTACAAACACTACTTGTTGTCTTAATCTGGCTCAGCCCCCCTCATCTGGCCTGCTGCCTGGTTTGCATCTGCTGCCTGATTTTACTATTTAGGCTCAGggcctctcttcccctctctgggtaGGGAACCCACCTGAGTTGGGGGAGCTAAGGCTGGAGGGTTTCTGGGTCTGCGGGCCAGAGCCACAGAAGCTGAAGCCTGGCTGTGCAAAGCCCGGGGGCCCCCAGGAGCCAGGAGACGCCAGGCCAAGCCCTGACAGGGAGGGGTGTGCCTTGACTCTACAAGGCCGATGAGATCAGCTTCACTCCTAGAAATAAACAAGTTTGGTGGGGGGAGGTATGGGTGTGACAAGCTGAAAAGGGCTAAGAACGGTTTTGGGAGCCAGTGGCTGACAGGCTGGCAGGGGATTGGTGGTGAATGGGGGGACATGGCATCACATAAGCCTCTATAGGAATGGAGACTTCCGAAAGCTTTGATGTAGCAGGGACCCCAAGGATCAGCTAGCTAACCCCTCTATTTACTAAGGATGAAGCAGAGGCCCAGCAAGGggaagcaatttgcccaaggccacacagcaagtgaCTCAGGAATGTCGCGTACGATTGTGTAAGCTGTCTGCTGCACGAGAGCATCCGTTTGAGGGGGTGAACTGGAATTGAAATGCAGTGGAGTCAATGAGAAGGGGCCTGGAAGGCTGCACAGAAGGCTGGGAAGGGCAGTGAGGGGTAAAAAGGAGGTTTGGCACCTCGGAGGGCTCCCCACTGGACAGTTCTCCCCAAGGTCCTGCACCCAGGCTGGCAGAACTCTGCTATCCAGAGAAGGCGGAGAAGGGGAGAGGCTGGACACAGAGCGTACGTGGGGAGGGCCAGTCAATGGGAGCTCAGCTTGGGGCTCCCCAGACCCCTGTCCCCAACTCAGGAGGCCCCCAGATTCCAGAGGGAAGCCTCTTCAAGTCAGATTTGTGAAGGATGTGCAGAGAACTGCCCCCTCCCTCGCCTGCAGTGAGGATTcctggggtttctttctggaaatGCTGAGACAGAGGGGCTGAGGGCCGGGGCGTGGTGTTGGAGAGGAGGGAGCTtgtggtaataataatagcagtagcTTTAGTGGGTGTCACGCACCGTTGTAAACACtttatgtattaacttatttaatactCACGACATCAACATTATCATGACAAAGGCACACAGAAGTAGcctatccaaggtcacacagctagttagcaAGACAGCGAAGAATTGAACCCAAACAGTCTGGCTCTGGAGCCCCATGCTTAACCAGCACACTACACAAGCCTCCaagcccctctctgtgcctccatttcctcatctgtgaaatgggaccaACAGGACATCCCTGGCTGGCAGCTCTGAGGGTCACAGGAGGGGGTGCAAGTAAAGCTTCTAGGGCATTTTGTTTGCCCTGGCAGGCCCCAGATTGCAGACCAGTCTCCCTGGGCCTCCCCACCACCCTGTCCCCATGACCCGTACTCTCAGAGTCCTTCCGAACTCTCGGAAGCCGAGGCAGTGACCGGGGAGAGTGCAGGCCCTCAGCACACTGAGTTCCAGAGACCCAAGTGCCCCATGGGCTCTCACCCGCTGGGGCCTGCTCCCCTGAGTCCCTCAGGGAGGCTGGGGGAAAAGAAGGCCTAGGGGGTGGCAGGTCCAGCTAGTTGACGTGGGCGATGGGTGACGCTGCCCCATCTGTGAGGTCAGGGACTGGGGCAGGCGGGTGGCTGTAATTAGAGCTGCCAGTGATTCAGGCATTccctggagaggaggggagaaatcAGGAAGCCACAGAATCCCCACATCCgctggggcaggcagggctgcAGGTGGGAAGCGTGCAGCTGGCCGACCCCAACCCCAGGGGCCAAGAAAGTAAGGTCAAGGATCCAGGGAGCCCGTCTCCCCATCCAACAGTGTCCTTGTTCCGAATACGAGGTGGACTCGAGTAAGGAAGAGGCACATCTGAGGAGAGAGGGAACCCGCCTTTGTGGAATGCTGGTGGACTTCAGCCCCcgttcacacacacatgcacccatgCACGTGCACACGTGCATTCCCCGACAGACAAGCAAGGGGGTGGAGTTACCTGCCCCCAAACACACCGGGGGCCCATCTGACTGCAAAGTCCATGCCCTTCCTGTCCTCCCTCTGCGGGGAAGATGGCCCGGTGTCCTAC encodes the following:
- the LOC102991793 gene encoding keratin, type II cytoskeletal 80, which translates into the protein MACRSCIVGSGNLNSCVVTQASSPWPGTSGWSNYRAPELGFSSSSLTGCLTASTIPKVTVNPSLLVPLDLKVDPAIQQQKSQKKEEMKVLNDKFATLIGKVQALEQRNQLLETRWRFLQSRDSAAFDLGHLYEEYQGRLQEELRKVNQEGAQLEAKLLQQLEMVKEFQIRYEDEISKRTDMEFTSVQLKKDLEAECLRRTELETKLKCLKSFVVLMKSIYEQVRRWGQGPAEPWVRDAGEAKVSSGSWKLQQALIIAAVNNPTCPLVTHFMECGRFPQSLSQGEPCLHVCWSAEGMQGTRYIKGQEVASEQGTRRP